A region of Flocculibacter collagenilyticus DNA encodes the following proteins:
- the ptsP gene encoding phosphoenolpyruvate--protein phosphotransferase, with the protein MLTTLRRIVQEVNREPELNTALEKMVCMTRQAMATECCSVFLADNSQQHFMLMATDGLSPDAVGRLTVGFAEGVIGWVGQREEPINLADASSHERFKADPEAHEEQYRAFLGVPIIHHKKVLGVITLQQSEARVFSEDEEAFLVTLSAQIASVLAHVETKKHHFSAPKQSTHQAIHLKAVAGAAGVAMGQAVIYSPLVDFDSISLSKIDNIDEEIECFYKAVELTRNDFEEMSRKLSEHLPSDALNIFEIYQQMLDSASIGKEVIAHIKMGWCAMSALKIVVNKFIDQFSSMEDDYIRQRATDVWDLGCQVLKNLQKKHHHTEEHLKVAEDVILIANEVTASMLADIPRKNLKAIVSVKGSTNSHAAIMARGMGIPAVLGVEELPLMDIEGKTLAVDGYNGFVLVSPPDAVIGEYQKLLDEEAMMQTQLLEEVHLPSNTLDNVAFSLLLNSGLGLEAEHGLHLHAAGIGLYRTELPFMLKEYFPSETEQATLYRRALELYPNDPVTIRTLDIGGDKSLPYFPIVEDNPFLGWRGIRVTLDHPEIFLVQIRALIKANIGKGNLKLMLPMVADVGEVDEALRFIKQAYFEVNEEYKAQHNVKDINKPSIGVMLEVPAAVFQLQELAQRVDFFSVGSNDLTQYLLAVDRNNARVASLYDSFHPAVLRVLAKIANQSANLHTPVSVCGELAGEPRGAILLLAMGYRDLSMNPQNLLKVKYVLRHISVSTMTDILDQCLNASSAHNVKAIMDKVLRAHKMSHLIHAGG; encoded by the coding sequence ATGCTTACAACTTTGCGAAGAATCGTTCAGGAAGTAAATAGAGAACCTGAACTTAATACAGCATTAGAGAAAATGGTTTGCATGACTAGGCAAGCCATGGCGACTGAGTGCTGTTCAGTTTTTTTAGCTGATAATAGCCAGCAGCACTTTATGCTGATGGCCACTGATGGTTTAAGCCCGGATGCGGTTGGCCGGCTTACCGTTGGTTTTGCTGAAGGTGTTATAGGCTGGGTTGGTCAACGAGAAGAACCTATAAATCTAGCCGATGCATCCTCACATGAGCGGTTTAAAGCTGATCCCGAAGCGCACGAAGAGCAATATCGTGCGTTTTTAGGCGTGCCAATTATCCATCATAAAAAAGTGTTGGGTGTTATTACCTTACAACAATCAGAAGCGCGTGTATTTAGTGAAGATGAAGAGGCTTTTCTAGTTACATTATCTGCACAAATTGCATCTGTACTTGCTCACGTTGAAACCAAGAAACACCACTTTTCTGCCCCCAAACAATCTACTCATCAAGCAATTCATTTAAAAGCTGTGGCGGGTGCTGCTGGTGTAGCAATGGGGCAGGCCGTCATTTATTCGCCGCTGGTGGACTTTGATAGCATCTCGTTAAGTAAAATAGACAACATTGACGAAGAAATTGAGTGTTTTTATAAGGCTGTTGAATTAACTCGTAATGACTTTGAAGAAATGTCACGAAAATTGTCGGAGCACTTACCCTCTGATGCGCTGAATATTTTTGAGATATATCAGCAAATGCTTGACTCTGCCAGTATTGGGAAAGAAGTTATTGCACACATTAAAATGGGCTGGTGTGCAATGAGTGCGTTAAAAATTGTCGTGAATAAGTTTATTGATCAGTTTTCTTCAATGGAAGATGATTACATAAGGCAGCGGGCGACAGATGTGTGGGATTTAGGGTGCCAAGTACTAAAAAACCTACAAAAAAAGCATCATCATACAGAAGAGCACCTAAAAGTAGCTGAAGACGTTATCTTAATCGCAAATGAAGTGACAGCGTCAATGCTAGCCGACATCCCTCGTAAGAACTTAAAAGCCATTGTTTCTGTAAAAGGCTCAACCAATTCACATGCCGCTATTATGGCGCGTGGTATGGGGATCCCTGCTGTGCTTGGCGTAGAAGAGTTACCTTTAATGGACATTGAGGGTAAAACACTGGCAGTTGATGGCTATAACGGCTTTGTTTTAGTTTCACCACCTGACGCGGTAATCGGTGAGTATCAAAAGCTACTTGATGAAGAAGCGATGATGCAAACGCAGTTACTTGAAGAAGTACACTTACCATCAAACACTCTCGATAATGTAGCCTTCTCTCTTTTACTTAACAGTGGCTTAGGGCTTGAAGCTGAACATGGCCTTCACCTTCATGCTGCAGGTATTGGCTTGTATCGTACTGAGTTGCCTTTCATGTTGAAAGAGTACTTCCCTTCGGAAACGGAGCAAGCAACGCTGTATCGCCGCGCCTTAGAGTTGTATCCAAACGACCCTGTAACAATCCGCACCTTAGATATTGGTGGTGATAAGTCACTCCCTTATTTCCCTATCGTTGAGGATAATCCATTTCTTGGATGGCGTGGGATTAGAGTGACACTCGATCATCCAGAAATCTTTTTAGTGCAGATCAGGGCGTTGATAAAAGCAAATATAGGAAAAGGTAACCTTAAACTGATGCTACCCATGGTGGCTGATGTAGGAGAAGTAGATGAAGCTCTACGCTTCATTAAGCAAGCTTACTTTGAGGTAAATGAAGAGTATAAAGCCCAACATAACGTTAAAGACATTAACAAGCCGAGTATAGGCGTGATGTTAGAGGTGCCTGCAGCAGTCTTTCAATTACAGGAACTAGCCCAAAGAGTCGACTTCTTTTCAGTAGGCAGCAACGACTTGACCCAATATTTACTCGCGGTAGACAGAAATAATGCTCGGGTTGCATCGTTATATGACTCATTCCATCCCGCGGTGTTACGGGTGTTAGCGAAAATTGCAAACCAATCAGCGAATTTGCACACGCCTGTGAGTGTTTGTGGCGAGCTTGCAGGAGAACCTCGTGGTGCAATCTTATTACTTGCAATGGGATATCGAGACTTGAGTATGAACCCGCAAAATTTACTTAAAGTTAAATACGTCTTAAGGCACATTAG
- the rppH gene encoding RNA pyrophosphohydrolase: MIDAEGFRANVGIVICNNHGQVFWARRFGQHSWQFPQGGIDKDETPEQTMYRELKEEVGLNRDDVEILCTTKHWLRYKLPKRLIRRDSSPVCIGQKQKWFLLRLTCKDSDVNLLDTSHPEFDDWRWVSYWYPVRQVVSFKRDVYRKVMKEFAPIALPFQKKEGKRFKR; the protein is encoded by the coding sequence GTGATAGATGCCGAAGGCTTCAGAGCGAATGTCGGCATTGTAATCTGCAATAATCATGGACAAGTTTTTTGGGCTCGTCGGTTTGGTCAGCACTCTTGGCAGTTTCCACAAGGTGGGATAGATAAAGATGAAACGCCTGAGCAAACCATGTATCGCGAGCTTAAAGAAGAGGTGGGCTTAAATCGAGATGATGTTGAAATACTTTGCACAACCAAGCATTGGCTTCGATATAAGTTACCAAAACGCTTAATAAGAAGAGACAGCAGTCCTGTTTGTATAGGTCAAAAACAAAAGTGGTTTTTATTACGACTTACCTGTAAAGACAGTGACGTAAATTTGTTGGATACTAGCCATCCAGAGTTTGATGATTGGCGCTGGGTAAGTTATTGGTATCCTGTAAGACAAGTGGTTTCATTTAAGCGAGATGTTTACCGTAAAGTCATGAAAGAATTTGCACCGATTGCATTGCCATTTCAAAAGAAAGAAGGAAAGAGATTTAAACGATAA